A window of Azospirillum lipoferum 4B contains these coding sequences:
- the xylF gene encoding D-xylose ABC transporter substrate-binding protein: MTATAALAAGTTVGVSWSNFQEERWKTDEAAIKAVIEKAGGKYLSADAQSSPAKQLSDIESLISRGAQALIILAQDGDAIRPAVEKAAAEGIPVVGYDRLIEIPSAFYITFDNKEVGRLQARSVFALKPKGNYAFIKGSSTDPNADFLFAGQMEVLKAAIDRGDVKNVGEAYTDKWLPAIAQQNMEQILTKTGNKVDAVVASNDGTAGGAVAALAAQGLAGTVPVSGQDGDKAALNRIALGTQTVSVWKDARELGRRAAEIAMELAGGKKMTEIAGATTFDGGPKKQKMTSLFLTPIAITKDNLNLVVDAGWVTKDVVCQGVKPGSVKVCN, encoded by the coding sequence ATGACCGCAACCGCCGCGCTCGCCGCCGGCACCACCGTCGGCGTGTCCTGGTCCAACTTCCAGGAGGAGCGCTGGAAGACCGACGAGGCCGCGATCAAGGCCGTCATCGAGAAGGCCGGCGGCAAATACCTGTCGGCCGACGCCCAATCCTCGCCGGCCAAGCAGCTGTCGGACATCGAATCGCTGATCTCCCGCGGCGCCCAGGCGCTGATCATCCTGGCGCAGGACGGCGACGCCATCCGCCCGGCGGTGGAGAAGGCGGCGGCGGAGGGCATCCCGGTCGTCGGCTATGACCGGCTGATCGAAATCCCGTCCGCCTTCTACATCACCTTCGACAACAAGGAGGTCGGCCGGCTGCAGGCGCGCAGCGTCTTCGCGCTGAAGCCCAAGGGCAACTACGCCTTCATCAAGGGCAGCTCCACCGATCCCAACGCCGACTTCCTGTTCGCCGGCCAGATGGAGGTGCTGAAGGCCGCCATCGACCGCGGCGACGTGAAGAATGTCGGCGAGGCCTACACCGACAAATGGCTGCCCGCCATCGCCCAGCAGAACATGGAGCAGATCCTGACCAAGACCGGCAACAAGGTCGACGCCGTGGTCGCCTCCAACGACGGCACGGCGGGCGGCGCCGTGGCGGCGCTGGCGGCGCAGGGCTTGGCGGGAACCGTGCCGGTGTCGGGCCAGGACGGCGACAAGGCGGCGCTGAACCGCATCGCGCTCGGCACCCAGACGGTATCGGTGTGGAAGGACGCCCGCGAACTCGGCCGCCGCGCCGCGGAGATCGCCATGGAACTGGCCGGCGGCAAGAAGATGACCGAGATCGCCGGCGCCACGACCTTCGACGGCGGGCCGAAGAAGCAGAAGATGACCTCGCTGTTCCTCACCCCCATCGCCATCACCAAGGACAACCTCAACCTCGTGGTCGATGCCGGCTGGGTGACCAAGGACGTGGTCTGCCAGGGTGTGAAGCCCGGCAGCGTCAAGGTCTGCAACTGA
- a CDS encoding sugar ABC transporter permease, which produces MAEPSTTLSPAAPSDAPAGRRAGFGDALRALELDTRMVGMIGALAVVWIGFDILTGGAFLTPRNLWNLSVQTASIAVMATGMVLVIVTRNIDLSVGSILGFTGMVVGVLQARILPEIWGFDHPMTWVVAVLAAIAVGGAVGALQGAIIAYLGVSSFIVTLGGLLVWRGAAWWVTTGQTVAPMDGLFKRLGGGFEGAIGAGPSWAVGIAAILLSVAAILMTRRRRAGFGFPVRPLWAEGVVILLVAAAIAGAVLVVNAYPLPVPVVRRMMEAQGIATDGTLPVIAHGFAIPVLIALAVGVAVTFLSRRTRFGRYVFALGGNPEAAELSGINTKRVMVMVFGLMGALCGLSACIATARLNAATNANGTLDELYVIAAAIIGGTSMAGGVGTILGAMLGAMVMQSLQSGMVLLGVDAPMQNIVVGIVLVAAVYIDTLYRRGIK; this is translated from the coding sequence ATGGCGGAGCCGTCCACCACCCTGTCCCCGGCGGCGCCTTCGGACGCGCCGGCCGGACGGCGGGCCGGCTTCGGCGACGCCCTGCGCGCGCTGGAGCTGGACACCCGCATGGTCGGGATGATCGGGGCGCTGGCCGTCGTCTGGATCGGCTTCGACATCCTGACCGGCGGCGCCTTCCTGACCCCGCGCAACCTGTGGAACCTGTCGGTGCAGACCGCATCGATCGCGGTGATGGCGACCGGCATGGTGCTGGTCATCGTCACCCGCAACATCGACCTGTCGGTGGGCTCCATCCTGGGCTTCACCGGCATGGTGGTGGGCGTGCTCCAGGCCCGCATCCTGCCGGAGATCTGGGGTTTCGACCATCCGATGACCTGGGTGGTGGCGGTGCTGGCGGCGATTGCCGTCGGCGGGGCGGTGGGGGCGCTGCAGGGCGCCATCATCGCCTATCTCGGCGTGTCGTCCTTCATCGTCACGCTGGGCGGGCTGCTGGTCTGGCGCGGCGCCGCCTGGTGGGTGACGACCGGCCAGACGGTGGCGCCGATGGACGGCCTGTTCAAGCGGCTGGGCGGCGGCTTCGAGGGCGCCATCGGCGCCGGCCCCAGCTGGGCGGTCGGCATCGCCGCCATCCTGCTGTCGGTCGCCGCCATCCTGATGACCCGGCGGCGGCGGGCCGGCTTCGGCTTTCCCGTCCGGCCCTTGTGGGCGGAAGGCGTGGTGATCCTGCTGGTGGCCGCCGCCATCGCCGGCGCCGTGCTGGTGGTGAATGCCTATCCGCTCCCCGTCCCGGTGGTGCGCCGGATGATGGAGGCGCAGGGGATCGCTACCGACGGCACCTTGCCGGTCATCGCCCACGGCTTCGCCATCCCGGTGCTGATCGCGCTGGCTGTCGGCGTAGCGGTGACCTTCCTGTCGCGGCGCACCCGCTTCGGCCGCTATGTCTTCGCGCTTGGCGGCAACCCGGAGGCGGCGGAGCTGTCGGGCATCAACACCAAACGGGTGATGGTGATGGTGTTCGGGCTGATGGGCGCGCTGTGCGGTCTGTCCGCCTGCATCGCCACCGCCCGGCTGAACGCCGCCACCAACGCCAACGGCACGCTGGACGAGCTGTATGTCATCGCCGCGGCGATCATCGGCGGCACCTCGATGGCCGGCGGCGTCGGCACCATCCTGGGGGCGATGCTCGGCGCCATGGTGATGCAGTCGCTGCAATCCGGCATGGTTCTGCTGGGGGTGGATGCGCCGATGCAGAACATCGTCGTCGGCATCGTCCTGGTCGCCGCGGTCTATATCGACACGCTCTATCGCAGGGGGATCAAATGA
- a CDS encoding ATP-binding cassette domain-containing protein, with protein MTGLAMAEPQAATRPLVEMRDVSIAFGGIKAVDGVSIDLYPGEVVGLLGHNGAGKSTLIKILSGAYAADHGEIRVNGEPVQISSPRDAKRCGIETIYQTLALADNVDAAANIFLGREKLTPWGTLDDHAMEAEARKVMGRLNPHFRRFKEPVKALSGGQRQSVAIARAIHFDARVLIMDEPTAALGPAETQQVGELVKQLKQEGIGIFLISHDIHDVFDLADRIHVMKNGKLVGTARVADVTKDEVLGMIILGKCPPGAVPGPGAAG; from the coding sequence ATGACCGGCCTTGCCATGGCGGAACCCCAGGCCGCGACCCGCCCGCTGGTGGAAATGCGCGACGTTTCCATCGCCTTCGGCGGCATCAAGGCGGTGGACGGCGTCAGCATCGACCTCTATCCCGGCGAGGTGGTCGGTCTGCTCGGTCACAACGGCGCCGGCAAATCGACGCTGATCAAGATCCTGTCCGGCGCCTATGCCGCCGACCATGGCGAGATCCGGGTGAACGGCGAGCCGGTGCAGATCTCCAGCCCGCGCGACGCCAAGCGCTGCGGCATCGAGACGATCTATCAAACGCTGGCGCTGGCCGACAATGTCGATGCCGCCGCCAACATCTTCCTCGGCCGGGAAAAGCTGACCCCCTGGGGCACGCTGGACGACCACGCGATGGAGGCGGAGGCGCGCAAGGTGATGGGCCGCCTGAACCCGCATTTCCGCCGCTTCAAGGAACCGGTCAAGGCTCTGTCCGGCGGTCAGCGCCAGTCGGTCGCCATCGCCCGCGCCATCCATTTCGACGCCCGCGTCCTGATCATGGACGAGCCGACCGCAGCACTCGGCCCCGCCGAAACCCAGCAGGTGGGCGAGCTGGTGAAGCAGCTGAAGCAGGAGGGCATCGGCATCTTCCTGATCTCCCACGACATCCACGACGTGTTCGACCTTGCCGACCGCATCCATGTGATGAAGAACGGCAAGCTGGTCGGCACCGCCCGCGTCGCCGATGTGACGAAGGACGAGGTGCTGGGCATGATCATCCTCGGCAAATGCCCGCCGGGCGCGGTTCCCGGACCGGGGGCGGCGGGCTGA
- the xylB gene encoding xylulokinase has translation MFLGIDIGTSSVKAVLTDADGAVSGSASRPCTVSRPHPLWSEQEPEDWVAAAVAAVDELAERRPAALAAVLGIGFSGQMHGAVLLGHDNRVLRPAILWNDGRSHRQCATLEETLPTLRTISGNIAMPGFTAPKLLWVAEEEPDIFAALAKVLLPKAYVRWRFTGAMVEEMSDASGTLWLDVGRRDWSDELLATTGMTRAHMPDLAEGSDAVARLSPDLARRWGMPTPPVVAGGAGDCAASAVGLGAIAPGDGFLSLGTSGVLWRTTDRFLPNPAMAVHAFCHALPGVWHQMGVMLSSAASLAWAASTLGAPEAELLAPLGDAVDAPSPVAFLPYLSGERTPHNDATLRGLFAGLSAETGRDALVQAVLEGVAFAARDNLVALGAGAPTSFDLAGGGSRSRLWARICADALGVTIHRIEDGEVGAALGAAHLGRMAATGESPATVCRKPRRLETFTPDPARAEAYSQAWLRWRRLYPLAKEFAS, from the coding sequence ATGTTTCTCGGGATCGACATCGGCACGTCGAGCGTCAAGGCGGTTCTGACCGACGCCGACGGGGCCGTTTCCGGCAGCGCGTCCCGCCCCTGCACCGTTTCCCGCCCCCATCCCCTGTGGTCGGAGCAGGAGCCGGAGGACTGGGTCGCCGCCGCCGTCGCCGCGGTGGACGAACTGGCCGAACGCCGGCCGGCCGCACTCGCCGCCGTGCTCGGCATCGGCTTCTCCGGCCAGATGCATGGCGCCGTCCTGCTGGGCCATGACAACCGGGTGCTGCGCCCCGCCATCCTGTGGAACGACGGCCGTTCCCACCGCCAATGCGCGACGCTGGAGGAAACCCTTCCGACGCTCCGCACCATCAGCGGCAACATCGCCATGCCCGGCTTCACCGCGCCGAAGCTGCTGTGGGTGGCGGAGGAGGAGCCGGACATCTTCGCCGCACTCGCCAAGGTGCTGCTGCCCAAGGCCTATGTCCGCTGGCGCTTCACCGGCGCGATGGTGGAGGAGATGTCGGACGCCTCCGGCACGCTGTGGCTCGACGTCGGCCGGCGCGACTGGTCGGACGAGCTGCTGGCCACCACCGGCATGACCCGCGCCCACATGCCGGATCTGGCCGAAGGCTCCGACGCCGTCGCCCGGCTGTCGCCCGATCTCGCCCGCCGCTGGGGCATGCCCACGCCGCCGGTGGTGGCGGGCGGGGCGGGGGATTGCGCCGCCAGCGCCGTCGGGCTCGGCGCCATCGCGCCCGGCGACGGCTTCCTCAGCCTCGGCACTTCCGGCGTGCTGTGGCGGACGACCGACCGCTTCCTGCCCAACCCGGCGATGGCGGTCCATGCCTTCTGCCACGCGCTGCCCGGCGTCTGGCACCAGATGGGCGTCATGCTATCGTCCGCTGCCTCACTGGCCTGGGCCGCCTCCACCCTCGGCGCGCCGGAGGCGGAGCTGCTGGCCCCGCTGGGCGACGCGGTGGACGCTCCCTCGCCGGTCGCCTTCCTGCCCTACCTGTCGGGCGAGCGCACTCCCCACAACGACGCCACCCTGCGCGGCCTGTTCGCCGGCCTGTCGGCGGAGACCGGCCGCGACGCCCTGGTCCAGGCGGTGCTGGAGGGCGTCGCCTTCGCCGCCCGCGACAATCTGGTGGCGCTGGGGGCGGGCGCGCCCACCTCGTTCGACCTCGCGGGCGGCGGCTCCCGCTCGCGTCTGTGGGCGCGGATCTGCGCCGACGCGCTGGGCGTCACCATCCACCGCATCGAGGATGGCGAGGTCGGTGCCGCGCTCGGCGCCGCCCATCTCGGCCGCATGGCCGCGACCGGGGAGTCCCCCGCCACCGTATGCCGCAAGCCCCGCCGTCTTGAGACCTTCACCCCCGATCCGGCCCGCGCCGAGGCGTACAGCCAGGCTTGGCTGCGCTGGCGCCGGCTTTACCCCCTTGCCAAGGAGTTCGCGTCTTGA
- the xylA gene encoding xylose isomerase, translating to MSTASFFGDLSPVAYRGPDSRDPLSYRWYDKDRVVLGKRMEDHLRLAACYWHSFCWPGGDPFGGETFQRPWMRPGQDPMAAARAKADVAFEMFRLLDIPFFCFHDLDAAPEGATLVESVDNLKAVTELFAAKMETAKVRLLWGTANLFSHRRYMAGAATNPDPDVFLYACGQVRAALEATHALGGANYVMWGGREGYETLLNTDLKRELDQMGRFLAMVVEHKHKIGFDGPILIEPKPREPTKHQYDFDVATVYGFLERYDLLADVRVNIEQNHAILAGHSFQHEVALALALGIFGSLDMNRGDALLGWDTDQFANDIGELTVVMHDILKGGGFTTGGLNFDAKIRRQSLDPEDLLHGHIGGIDSCARALLQAAQMLEDGALTKPLAERYAGWDSAEGQAILSGGRTLATLADRALTGNLNPQPRSGRQEYLENIVNRYV from the coding sequence TTGAGCACCGCCTCATTCTTCGGCGACCTGTCCCCGGTGGCCTATCGCGGACCGGACAGCCGCGACCCGCTGTCCTACCGCTGGTACGACAAGGACCGCGTCGTGCTGGGCAAGCGGATGGAGGACCATCTGCGGCTGGCCGCCTGCTATTGGCACAGCTTCTGCTGGCCGGGCGGCGACCCCTTCGGCGGCGAGACCTTCCAGCGTCCCTGGATGCGTCCCGGCCAGGACCCGATGGCGGCGGCCCGCGCCAAGGCCGATGTCGCCTTCGAGATGTTCCGCCTGCTCGACATCCCCTTCTTCTGCTTCCACGACCTCGACGCCGCGCCGGAAGGCGCCACGCTGGTCGAAAGCGTCGACAACCTGAAGGCCGTCACCGAGCTGTTCGCGGCCAAGATGGAGACCGCCAAGGTCCGTCTGCTGTGGGGCACCGCCAATTTGTTCTCCCACCGCCGCTACATGGCCGGCGCCGCGACCAACCCGGACCCCGACGTCTTCCTCTATGCCTGCGGGCAGGTGCGCGCGGCGCTGGAGGCCACCCATGCGTTGGGCGGCGCCAACTACGTCATGTGGGGCGGCCGCGAGGGCTATGAGACGCTGCTGAACACCGACCTGAAGCGGGAGCTGGACCAGATGGGCCGCTTCCTGGCGATGGTGGTGGAGCACAAGCATAAGATCGGCTTCGACGGCCCGATCCTGATCGAACCGAAGCCGCGCGAGCCGACCAAGCACCAGTACGACTTCGACGTCGCCACCGTCTACGGCTTCCTGGAGCGTTACGACCTGCTGGCCGACGTGCGGGTGAACATCGAGCAGAACCACGCCATCCTCGCCGGCCACAGCTTCCAGCACGAGGTGGCGCTTGCGCTGGCGCTCGGCATCTTCGGCTCGCTCGACATGAACCGCGGCGACGCGCTGCTGGGCTGGGACACCGACCAATTCGCCAACGACATCGGCGAGTTGACGGTCGTCATGCACGACATCCTGAAGGGCGGCGGCTTCACCACCGGCGGCCTGAATTTCGACGCCAAGATCCGCCGCCAGTCGCTCGACCCGGAGGATCTGCTGCACGGCCACATCGGCGGCATCGATAGTTGCGCCCGCGCCCTGCTGCAGGCCGCGCAGATGCTGGAGGACGGCGCCCTGACCAAGCCGCTGGCCGAACGCTACGCCGGCTGGGACAGCGCGGAGGGGCAGGCGATCCTGTCCGGCGGCCGCACCCTCGCCACGCTGGCCGACCGCGCGCTGACCGGCAACCTCAACCCCCAGCCGCGCTCCGGCCGGCAGGAGTATCTGGAGAACATCGTCAACCGGTACGTCTGA
- a CDS encoding DEAD/DEAH box helicase, with protein MPQLRTHQQLVSAIADAIGQQQTEVRDVLAAVTPGGGKSLLPVIMAAALHKAGRIDRVCWIVPRDSLRQQAEEAFVDPRWREVLGHTLALRAAENGRDLCRGLQGYITTYQAVAAAPDLHLQEFRRHRYLLAVDELHHLPAVFDTDRMAAVEEETAWSRSILPLLENASARLLMSGTLERADGRPILWLPYRAPQGTRKVREIDFKAPGWAVVGYSRRQALAEKAILPVTFGAMDGSASWLDAERTNRWVDALSKAGENTRDALFTALRTGFAQAMLREAYRSCREHRAKRRAELKLPRGRDDAGLGKLLVIAPDQGTARFYLQTLQGWMPKEQAGRMARLAISECRDAQEVVAAFRLRAEPAVLVSVAMAYEGLDAPSITHVACLTHIRSRPWLEQAIARATRVDPHGGPYDRQRALIYHPSDALFEQFRTMVETQQGTRAMVKTRRPQQELPFERSTEREPEIIPLESNATALSFVVVAPGPDFGSHSRDPGELPLTPSAAEHHLRQRIGQLVAAQVIEDEDNNLVAEGPTGYHIYNAVLKRLMKKARSEMTLSELEATVGWLERNRLSDHRHLIADDPQFQWSTRRRGHTIAYGSLSRPGRGKGPTAKRWEG; from the coding sequence ATGCCGCAGCTGAGAACCCATCAGCAACTGGTCAGCGCCATCGCCGACGCCATCGGCCAGCAGCAGACGGAGGTTCGCGACGTTCTTGCGGCGGTGACGCCCGGCGGGGGGAAATCGCTGCTGCCGGTCATCATGGCGGCGGCGCTGCACAAGGCGGGGCGGATCGACCGGGTGTGCTGGATCGTGCCGCGCGACAGCCTGCGCCAGCAGGCGGAGGAGGCCTTCGTCGATCCGCGCTGGCGCGAGGTGTTGGGACACACCCTCGCCCTGCGGGCGGCGGAGAATGGGCGCGACCTCTGCCGCGGGCTGCAGGGCTACATCACGACCTATCAGGCGGTCGCCGCAGCGCCGGACCTGCATTTGCAGGAGTTCCGCCGTCACCGCTACCTGCTGGCGGTGGACGAGCTGCACCATCTGCCGGCGGTGTTCGACACCGACCGCATGGCGGCGGTCGAGGAGGAAACCGCCTGGAGCCGGTCCATCCTGCCGCTGCTGGAGAATGCGTCGGCCCGGCTGCTGATGAGCGGGACGCTGGAGCGCGCCGACGGCCGCCCGATCCTGTGGCTGCCCTATCGCGCGCCGCAGGGAACCCGCAAGGTGCGGGAGATCGACTTCAAGGCGCCGGGCTGGGCGGTGGTCGGCTATTCCCGCCGGCAGGCGCTGGCCGAGAAGGCGATCCTGCCCGTCACCTTCGGGGCGATGGACGGCTCGGCCTCCTGGCTGGATGCGGAGCGCACCAACCGCTGGGTCGATGCGCTGTCCAAGGCGGGGGAGAACACGCGCGACGCCCTGTTCACCGCGCTCCGCACCGGCTTCGCCCAGGCGATGCTGCGCGAGGCCTACCGCTCCTGCCGGGAGCATCGCGCCAAGCGGCGGGCGGAATTGAAGCTGCCGCGCGGGCGCGACGATGCGGGGCTGGGCAAGCTGCTGGTGATCGCGCCCGACCAGGGGACCGCGCGGTTCTATCTGCAGACGCTGCAGGGCTGGATGCCGAAGGAGCAGGCCGGGCGCATGGCGCGTCTTGCCATTTCCGAGTGCCGCGACGCGCAGGAGGTGGTGGCCGCCTTCCGGCTGCGGGCCGAGCCGGCGGTGCTGGTCTCGGTCGCCATGGCCTATGAGGGGCTGGACGCACCGTCGATCACCCATGTCGCCTGCCTGACGCATATCCGCTCGCGCCCCTGGCTGGAGCAGGCCATCGCGCGGGCGACGCGGGTGGACCCGCATGGCGGCCCCTATGACCGGCAGCGGGCGCTGATCTACCACCCGTCCGATGCGCTGTTCGAGCAGTTCCGCACCATGGTGGAGACCCAGCAGGGCACCCGCGCCATGGTGAAGACCCGCCGTCCCCAGCAGGAGCTTCCCTTCGAGCGCAGCACGGAGCGCGAGCCGGAGATCATTCCGCTGGAATCCAACGCCACCGCGCTCAGCTTCGTCGTGGTGGCGCCCGGCCCCGATTTCGGCTCCCACTCGCGCGATCCGGGAGAGCTGCCGCTGACGCCGAGCGCCGCCGAGCATCACCTGCGCCAGCGCATCGGCCAGCTGGTCGCGGCGCAGGTGATCGAGGACGAGGACAACAACCTCGTCGCCGAGGGGCCGACCGGCTACCACATCTACAATGCCGTGCTGAAGCGGCTGATGAAGAAGGCGCGCTCCGAGATGACTCTGTCGGAGCTGGAGGCGACCGTCGGCTGGCTGGAGCGCAACCGGCTGTCCGACCATCGCCACCTGATCGCCGACGACCCACAGTTCCAGTGGTCCACCCGGCGGCGGGGGCATACCATCGCATATGGCTCCCTCTCCCGCCCCGGGAGAGGGAAGGGGCCCACCGCGAAGCGGTGGGAAGGGTGA
- a CDS encoding LacI family DNA-binding transcriptional regulator, translated as MNNQISDAPLTLRDVAAAAGVSLATADRVVNGRPGVSAKTALKVHEAVQRLGFRPLAAAAELARSRSWRFAVVLPGGGNRFMMDIADNIRAQADWFRARRIAVEIVETDVFDADILAAELATLPGRFDAVALVALDHPRIRAAIDDLVEGGMAVVTLVSDAPSSRRMHYVGIDNIAAGRTAGSLVGRFLGPPRAGEQGGAVGIVTGSGSLRDHAERRFGFGQVLAEEYPHLIRLPPVEGRDDPERNRDLVRRMLADRPDLVAIYNTGEGSVGIGEALAEAGLARKILCVGHELTPATRRMLLDGTFAALVAQDPGHEARSMARVLHALVTGQEIVTAQEHIRVQVILRDNLP; from the coding sequence ATGAACAATCAAATCAGCGATGCCCCCCTGACCCTGCGCGACGTGGCGGCGGCGGCCGGCGTCAGCCTTGCGACGGCCGACCGGGTCGTCAACGGCCGGCCCGGCGTCAGCGCCAAGACCGCGCTCAAGGTGCATGAGGCGGTGCAGCGGCTGGGCTTCCGCCCGCTGGCGGCGGCGGCGGAGCTGGCGCGGTCGCGCTCCTGGCGCTTCGCCGTGGTCCTGCCCGGCGGCGGCAACCGCTTCATGATGGACATCGCCGACAACATCCGCGCCCAGGCCGACTGGTTCCGCGCCCGGCGCATCGCGGTGGAGATCGTCGAGACCGACGTGTTCGACGCCGACATCCTGGCGGCGGAGTTGGCGACGCTGCCGGGCCGCTTCGATGCGGTGGCGCTGGTGGCGTTGGACCATCCGCGCATCCGCGCCGCCATCGACGATCTGGTCGAAGGCGGCATGGCGGTGGTGACGCTGGTGTCGGACGCCCCGTCGTCGCGGCGCATGCATTATGTCGGCATCGACAACATCGCCGCCGGCCGCACCGCCGGATCGCTGGTCGGCCGCTTCCTCGGCCCGCCTCGCGCGGGGGAGCAGGGCGGCGCCGTCGGCATCGTCACCGGATCGGGCAGCCTGCGCGACCATGCCGAACGGCGCTTCGGCTTCGGGCAGGTGCTGGCGGAGGAATACCCCCACCTGATCCGCCTGCCGCCGGTCGAGGGCCGCGACGATCCCGAGCGCAACCGCGATCTGGTCCGCCGCATGCTGGCCGACAGGCCCGATCTGGTGGCGATCTACAACACCGGCGAGGGCTCCGTCGGCATCGGGGAGGCTCTGGCCGAGGCCGGTCTCGCCCGCAAAATCCTCTGCGTCGGCCATGAACTGACGCCCGCCACCCGCCGCATGCTGCTGGACGGCACCTTCGCCGCCCTGGTCGCCCAGGATCCGGGGCACGAGGCGCGCTCCATGGCGCGGGTGCTCCACGCCCTGGTTACCGGCCAAGAGATCGTCACGGCGCAGGAACACATCCGGGTCCAGGTCATCCTGCGCGACAACCTGCCCTGA
- a CDS encoding LysR family transcriptional regulator, translating to MGNGNNWDDLRYLLAVARHGSLSAAARVLGVNHSTVLRRVTALEQAMGARLFDKLPGGYVLTAAGDEMHRVAQKMEEDLAAANRLLSGRDTRIGGSLRVTTVDILTLYILPRHIAAFRRLHPELRVDLVAAEASLSLTRREADVAIRATSRPPENLVGRAVSGLAFAVYGASSYLERAGDAGDLDRHPWVGLDESFEHTSLAQWMKRTVPAASIGYRVNSVAGAVEAVRAGIGLGLLPCGVVDRDPAFRRIGDPVLEADTKLWLLTHQDLRHMGRVRAFLDFMADALTRDRDLLEGRHA from the coding sequence ATGGGAAACGGTAACAATTGGGACGATCTGCGTTACCTGCTGGCAGTGGCGCGGCACGGCTCCCTGTCGGCCGCCGCCCGCGTCCTGGGAGTGAACCACAGCACGGTTCTGCGCCGGGTGACGGCGCTGGAACAGGCGATGGGCGCCCGGCTGTTCGACAAGCTGCCCGGCGGCTATGTGCTGACCGCGGCGGGCGACGAGATGCACCGGGTTGCGCAGAAGATGGAGGAGGATCTGGCCGCCGCAAACCGCCTGCTGTCCGGCCGCGACACCCGGATCGGCGGCAGCCTGCGCGTGACCACCGTCGACATCCTGACGCTCTACATCCTGCCGCGCCACATCGCCGCCTTCCGCCGGCTGCATCCCGAGCTGCGCGTCGATCTGGTGGCGGCGGAGGCCTCGCTCAGCCTGACCCGGCGCGAGGCCGACGTGGCGATCCGCGCCACCAGCCGGCCGCCGGAGAACCTCGTCGGGCGTGCCGTCTCCGGACTGGCCTTCGCCGTCTATGGCGCATCCTCCTATCTGGAGCGGGCGGGAGATGCCGGCGACCTGGACCGCCACCCGTGGGTGGGGCTTGACGAATCCTTCGAACACACCTCCCTCGCCCAGTGGATGAAACGGACGGTGCCGGCGGCCTCCATCGGCTATCGGGTGAATTCGGTCGCCGGGGCGGTGGAGGCGGTGCGGGCCGGGATAGGACTCGGCCTGCTGCCCTGCGGGGTGGTGGACCGCGACCCCGCCTTCCGCCGCATCGGCGATCCGGTGCTGGAGGCCGACACCAAGCTCTGGCTGCTGACGCACCAGGACCTGCGCCACATGGGCCGCGTCCGCGCCTTCCTGGACTTCATGGCCGACGCGCTGACCCGCGACCGCGACCTGCTGGAGGGGCGCCACGCGTGA